One part of the Dyadobacter sp. 676 genome encodes these proteins:
- a CDS encoding DKNYY domain-containing protein, giving the protein MLILLLIASVYLTLVVASLFLLRPVTGSSVPSPFFETYQIDNKHVYYIENTGTRALIPDAHARTFQVLTAGPVGCPGPSRYARDFQNVYFDGKPIPGADPVYFRILGRDLGRDDRNVFKGRYPLSSDAKNFKCLDERLSKDSQRVYFDDRVISEDACNFRFIGKWRKTCFYKDRCKVFAHGKGYRVADIDTFDYTGNGIFTDRYRVYEFNGDDFQSRSGQPVFNTAMQPAFG; this is encoded by the coding sequence ATGCTGATCCTGCTACTGATAGCCAGTGTATACCTGACCCTTGTCGTCGCAAGCCTTTTCCTGCTACGTCCCGTTACCGGCTCCTCCGTACCGTCGCCTTTTTTTGAAACTTATCAGATCGACAACAAACACGTCTACTACATCGAGAATACGGGTACCCGGGCCCTGATTCCCGATGCGCACGCCCGGACGTTCCAGGTCCTTACAGCCGGACCGGTCGGGTGTCCCGGTCCGTCGCGCTATGCCCGCGACTTCCAGAATGTATACTTTGACGGCAAGCCTATCCCCGGAGCGGACCCGGTTTATTTCCGCATCCTCGGCCGCGATCTCGGTCGCGACGACCGCAACGTTTTCAAAGGCCGTTATCCCCTGTCTTCGGATGCGAAAAATTTCAAATGCCTGGACGAACGGTTGAGCAAGGATAGCCAGCGCGTTTATTTCGACGACCGGGTGATTTCAGAAGATGCGTGCAATTTCCGGTTTATCGGCAAATGGCGGAAAACCTGCTTCTACAAGGATCGCTGCAAGGTTTTCGCGCACGGCAAAGGTTACCGCGTCGCCGACATAGATACTTTTGATTATACCGGTAACGGCATTTTCACCGATCGTTACCGGGTGTACGAATTCAATGGCGACGACTTTCAAAGCCGCTCCGGACAACCCGTTTTTAACACGGCAATGCAGCCTGCCTTCGGCTGA
- a CDS encoding histidine kinase — MRIVNEILQAVMLSISKLVRAMFLLVLCFSGRNLGAQTLFQNIRWQDGLSAKQIRCLYKDSSGFLWIGTSAGLDRYDGAVVRRFHDPDGGQKHFVNAICPFVGTDTLMIGLRRGVLLFDKKSGRFSRDPRFDALSQKNIVTIRSDDRHRVWIGASDGIYMYDGRKLDAITDAFPDARRFDFRHFELSVMVYDTLRRGLWIGGNKPLFVDLKTDKVYFKGNNPLRSPLLESEKVRAIAVDRSGNVWYGSDSKPSLNYWNFRTGKLDTYQALDGKLIGEGCNFIFIDRQDRLWVSTWLFAAFLKEPGQPFRKIEYSQDQAYTIAYGHFRDAIADAQGNVWLGTINGVSKTLPKNPIEAIYKLPSFPFFLETNFAHANSITVDGKMIMACKEDGVVFYNTADRTYRKHVTPSKRLRNNRFAMTAKAGDTWWFAGFDGIYSLAPGQTVLQRFDQMKKGLSSYEAPFIFPDKQGYIWSHVMGDAIYRYDPIRKTSIRFDGTDPKYGLFDFADAQAFVLLASGDILFAMHGKGLLRYDPVREHFTLLAAPQIAEEHIYEMRQDKTGRIWAATGAKGILEIDVNGRVLRNISTKDGLPYDQVSSVDIDGSGVVWAATREGLATYDPVSNNVSKVELDLGKTLQDYWNYVTVAGGKIYAVMLDHVVVINPRHFASVPVQRPPAITSVKIFGQERIQELKGNMLKLKPDESFVAFQYASLSHRDIPSLQYSYQLVGLDNDWVAAGRNITASYTNLLPGDYVFRVRSTDENGRWMKSAGALQIRVLPHWWQTWWFLAACVLAAAGIICWVYNIYTKRQRKRDLDETIEYFANSVYGDNSVNEICWDIARNCISKLHFEDCVVYLLDKERGKLIQKAAYGPKSPKEYEILNPIEIPVGEGIVGTAAATGTAQIVGDTSRDPRYIVDDQARLSELAVPILHEGQVIGVIDSEHPRRNFYNSDHVRVISTIAAISANKITEAMARAQAERQEIMLLRINKMLAESQLMALRAQMNPHFIFNCLNSIQECIVTRKYAEASKYLNKFAKLFRLVLNNSSKNLVTIAEERDVLELYLELELMRFGQGFTYSIDVDPELEDDYVRLPSMLLQPFVENGLWHGLMHKEGERHMRISFFLIGPEQFACEIEDNGIGRKKSAEMKQNSSRTREHESRGIRICEDRIDVLARQGNHARLEVIDRYDSAGNPSGTLVRIELSTYLYQT; from the coding sequence GTGCGAATCGTCAATGAAATCCTGCAAGCCGTGATGTTGTCCATTTCAAAGCTGGTCCGGGCTATGTTCCTTTTGGTGCTCTGTTTTTCAGGCAGAAATCTGGGCGCTCAGACGCTATTTCAGAATATCCGCTGGCAGGATGGCCTTAGTGCTAAACAAATCCGCTGCCTGTACAAGGACTCGTCCGGCTTCCTCTGGATCGGCACTTCTGCCGGCCTTGACCGCTACGACGGCGCCGTTGTACGGCGATTTCATGATCCCGACGGCGGGCAGAAGCATTTTGTGAATGCGATATGTCCATTCGTTGGAACGGATACACTCATGATCGGCCTCCGGCGGGGAGTGCTGCTGTTCGACAAGAAATCCGGCAGATTCTCGCGGGACCCGCGGTTCGACGCCCTTTCTCAAAAAAACATTGTGACCATCCGGAGCGACGACCGCCACCGGGTGTGGATCGGGGCTTCGGACGGAATCTATATGTACGACGGAAGGAAGCTCGACGCCATTACAGACGCTTTCCCCGATGCCCGCAGGTTCGATTTCCGGCATTTCGAACTGTCCGTCATGGTTTACGACACATTGAGGCGCGGCCTGTGGATAGGAGGGAACAAGCCACTTTTCGTCGATTTGAAAACGGACAAAGTCTATTTCAAAGGTAATAACCCGCTCCGCAGCCCGCTGCTGGAATCGGAGAAAGTGCGCGCCATTGCCGTTGACCGTTCCGGAAATGTCTGGTACGGAAGCGACAGCAAGCCTTCGCTTAACTACTGGAATTTCCGTACGGGAAAACTCGATACTTACCAGGCCCTGGACGGTAAACTGATCGGCGAGGGGTGCAACTTTATTTTTATCGACCGGCAGGACCGGCTGTGGGTTTCGACCTGGCTTTTTGCGGCATTCCTGAAAGAGCCCGGTCAGCCGTTCCGCAAAATCGAGTACAGCCAGGACCAGGCTTACACGATTGCATATGGGCACTTCCGCGATGCCATCGCCGATGCGCAGGGGAACGTTTGGCTGGGCACGATCAACGGCGTGAGCAAAACGTTACCCAAAAACCCCATCGAAGCCATTTACAAACTACCCAGTTTTCCCTTCTTTCTCGAAACGAATTTTGCCCACGCCAATTCCATTACCGTCGACGGCAAGATGATCATGGCTTGCAAGGAGGATGGAGTGGTTTTCTACAATACGGCCGACCGTACTTACCGGAAACACGTCACCCCGAGCAAAAGGCTGCGCAACAACCGGTTTGCGATGACGGCCAAAGCAGGGGATACCTGGTGGTTCGCCGGGTTCGACGGCATTTATTCGCTCGCTCCGGGACAAACCGTTTTGCAGCGTTTCGATCAAATGAAAAAAGGGTTGTCGTCTTACGAAGCCCCGTTCATTTTTCCGGACAAACAAGGTTATATCTGGTCCCACGTCATGGGCGACGCCATTTACCGCTATGACCCTATCCGGAAGACCAGCATCCGCTTCGACGGCACGGACCCGAAATACGGCCTCTTCGATTTTGCCGACGCGCAGGCGTTCGTGTTACTTGCCAGCGGCGACATTCTGTTTGCCATGCATGGGAAAGGACTCCTGCGCTACGACCCTGTGCGTGAGCATTTCACGCTGCTGGCGGCACCCCAGATCGCCGAGGAGCATATATATGAAATGCGGCAGGATAAAACAGGGAGGATTTGGGCGGCAACCGGTGCAAAAGGCATTCTGGAAATCGATGTAAATGGCCGGGTCCTCCGTAATATCAGCACGAAAGACGGCTTGCCGTACGATCAGGTTTCGTCGGTGGATATCGACGGCAGCGGGGTCGTCTGGGCGGCAACGCGCGAGGGCCTGGCGACTTACGACCCCGTGAGCAACAATGTGAGTAAGGTAGAGCTGGACCTGGGTAAAACCTTGCAGGATTACTGGAATTACGTAACGGTGGCCGGGGGCAAGATTTACGCCGTCATGCTGGATCATGTGGTTGTGATCAATCCCCGGCATTTTGCCTCGGTCCCGGTGCAGCGGCCGCCGGCGATCACTTCCGTCAAGATTTTCGGACAGGAAAGGATACAGGAACTAAAAGGAAATATGCTGAAACTGAAACCCGACGAATCGTTCGTCGCGTTCCAGTATGCTTCGCTCAGCCACCGTGACATTCCCTCGCTGCAATACAGCTACCAGCTCGTCGGACTGGACAACGACTGGGTGGCGGCGGGCCGTAACATTACAGCCTCCTATACCAACCTCCTTCCCGGCGATTATGTTTTCAGGGTGAGAAGTACCGACGAAAACGGGCGCTGGATGAAATCGGCGGGGGCGCTGCAAATCCGCGTATTGCCCCATTGGTGGCAAACCTGGTGGTTCTTGGCCGCCTGTGTTTTGGCCGCGGCCGGTATTATCTGCTGGGTGTACAACATCTATACGAAACGGCAGAGAAAGCGTGACCTCGACGAGACGATCGAATATTTTGCCAATAGTGTTTATGGCGATAATTCCGTTAATGAAATCTGCTGGGATATTGCCCGCAACTGTATTTCAAAGTTGCATTTCGAAGATTGCGTCGTTTATCTGCTGGACAAGGAGAGAGGCAAGCTCATCCAGAAAGCCGCATACGGACCGAAAAGTCCCAAAGAATATGAAATCCTCAACCCGATCGAGATACCGGTCGGCGAGGGCATTGTTGGCACTGCCGCCGCAACCGGCACGGCCCAAATCGTTGGCGACACTTCCAGGGACCCGCGCTACATTGTCGACGACCAGGCCCGGCTGTCCGAGCTGGCCGTGCCGATCCTGCACGAAGGACAGGTAATCGGGGTGATCGATTCGGAGCACCCGCGGCGGAATTTTTATAACAGTGACCACGTGCGTGTCATCTCCACCATCGCGGCGATCAGTGCCAACAAAATTACCGAAGCCATGGCCCGGGCCCAGGCGGAAAGGCAGGAAATTATGCTGCTTCGGATCAATAAAATGCTGGCGGAAAGTCAGCTGATGGCCTTGCGGGCACAAATGAACCCGCATTTTATATTCAACTGCCTTAACAGTATCCAGGAATGTATCGTGACCAGGAAATATGCGGAGGCAAGCAAGTATCTGAATAAATTTGCCAAGCTTTTCAGGCTGGTACTCAATAATTCCAGTAAAAATCTGGTGACCATCGCCGAAGAGCGGGATGTGCTGGAGTTATACCTTGAACTCGAACTGATGCGGTTCGGGCAGGGATTCACGTATTCGATTGACGTCGATCCCGAACTGGAAGACGATTATGTGCGATTGCCGTCGATGCTATTGCAGCCGTTTGTCGAGAATGGGCTATGGCACGGGCTTATGCACAAGGAAGGAGAAAGGCATATGAGAATCAGCTTCTTCCTGATCGGGCCGGAGCAGTTTGCGTGCGAAATCGAGGACAACGGCATCGGGCGGAAGAAATCCGCCGAAATGAAGCAAAATTCCTCACGCACGCGGGAACATGAGTCGCGTGGAATACGTATCTGTGAAGACCGGATCGACGTGCTGGCCCGCCAGGGCAACCACGCCAGGCTTGAAGTGATCGACCGCTATGACTCCGCCGGCAACCCGTCGGGAACGCTTGTCAGAATTGAGTTATCCACCTATTTATATCAAACCTAG
- a CDS encoding LytTR family DNA-binding domain-containing protein translates to MIKALIVDDEPKSRNVLAFYIESYVQEIREVKQAESVDIALEILKTFRPDIVFLDVEMPGKNGFDFLRALKQPTFEVIFTTAYNQYAVQAIRFSALDYLLKPVDPDELRAAVDRFLKKQNVHQNPVLFDNLVRNIAHKRASEFRLAVPYQDGVSFFTLDQIIRLQGEGNYTNIFIKNRKPVLASKTLKYYEEMLTEFGFIRTHKSHLVNPKFIAKLMADHDLVELQDGSRVEISRRKKEEVLLQLPLGNHPLDK, encoded by the coding sequence ATGATTAAAGCACTAATTGTTGACGACGAGCCTAAATCAAGGAATGTGCTGGCGTTTTATATCGAATCCTACGTGCAGGAGATACGCGAAGTGAAACAAGCCGAATCGGTGGATATTGCGCTGGAAATCCTGAAAACATTTCGCCCGGATATTGTTTTCCTAGATGTGGAAATGCCCGGTAAAAACGGCTTCGATTTCTTGCGGGCGTTAAAACAACCGACGTTCGAGGTGATATTTACTACCGCCTATAACCAGTATGCCGTACAGGCAATCCGGTTCAGCGCGCTGGATTACCTGCTCAAACCTGTCGATCCCGACGAGCTCCGGGCGGCAGTGGACCGGTTTCTTAAAAAACAGAATGTCCACCAGAACCCCGTGCTGTTTGACAACCTGGTCAGGAACATCGCCCACAAGCGTGCGAGCGAGTTCCGGCTTGCCGTGCCGTACCAGGATGGTGTTTCGTTCTTCACGCTCGACCAGATTATCCGGTTGCAGGGAGAGGGAAACTATACCAATATTTTTATCAAAAACCGTAAGCCGGTATTGGCAAGCAAAACGCTGAAGTACTATGAAGAAATGCTCACCGAATTCGGTTTTATCCGTACGCATAAGTCGCATCTTGTCAACCCCAAATTTATTGCCAAACTCATGGCCGACCACGACCTTGTCGAACTACAGGATGGCAGCCGGGTAGAAATATCCAGACGCAAGAAGGAGGAAGTGCTTTTGCAATTACCCCTGGGAAACCATCCACTCGATAAGTGA
- a CDS encoding glycoside hydrolase 43 family protein, whose product MKVNSHFWVAGTLLATSVFAQNKPVSNQYPVSQTWVADLQDGRYKNPVLHADYSDPDACRVGEDFYMTASSFDAVPGLPVLHSRDLVNWTLIGHALPRQVPVEHFEKTQHGNGVWAPAIRFHKGEFYIYYPDPDFGIYVVKAKNAAGPWTEPVLVEAGKGLIDPCPLWDDDGQAYLVHGWAGSRAGIKSVITVRKMNAEGTKVTDAGVLVYDGHKIDPTVEGPKFYKRNGYYYIFAPAGGVATGWQIALRSKNVYGPYERKVVMAEGKSGVNGPHQGAWVTTSPVNGKSEDWFLHFQDKNEYGRVVHLQPMKWVDDWPIIGSDPDGDGIGDPVLTYSKPLTRKKYPLATPPESDEFDTGALGKQWQWQANPKGIWAMPAAGFLRLYSYKIPEDAKNLWDVPNLLLQKFPAEEFTVTTRLKFTPNANLTNEKTGLVIMGLSYAGIYLRSGKNKTELVYATCLKAADGKPEAERILGEFEPESDLYLRVKVSRGGKCEFGFSGDGSRFKTVGETFQAEAGKWIGAKVGLFCTRETQTNDSGYADYDWFRVTH is encoded by the coding sequence ATGAAGGTAAATAGTCACTTTTGGGTTGCCGGCACATTGCTGGCGACCTCTGTTTTTGCACAAAACAAACCTGTTTCAAACCAATATCCCGTCTCGCAAACGTGGGTCGCCGATTTGCAGGACGGGCGCTACAAAAACCCGGTGCTGCACGCCGATTACTCCGACCCCGACGCCTGCCGCGTGGGCGAGGACTTTTATATGACCGCTTCCAGCTTCGACGCGGTTCCCGGCCTGCCCGTGCTGCATTCCAGAGACCTTGTCAACTGGACGCTGATCGGCCATGCCCTGCCCCGCCAGGTCCCTGTCGAACATTTTGAAAAAACGCAACATGGAAACGGCGTATGGGCGCCCGCTATTCGTTTTCACAAGGGCGAATTTTACATCTATTATCCCGATCCGGACTTTGGTATTTATGTAGTTAAAGCCAAAAATGCGGCTGGCCCGTGGACAGAGCCTGTGCTTGTAGAAGCCGGCAAGGGGCTGATCGACCCCTGCCCACTGTGGGACGACGACGGCCAGGCGTACCTCGTCCATGGCTGGGCGGGCAGCCGGGCAGGCATCAAAAGTGTAATTACCGTCAGGAAAATGAATGCGGAAGGCACGAAAGTGACCGACGCCGGGGTGCTCGTGTACGATGGCCACAAGATCGACCCGACCGTTGAAGGGCCTAAATTTTACAAGCGAAACGGCTACTACTACATTTTCGCACCTGCCGGAGGTGTAGCCACGGGCTGGCAGATCGCGCTGCGGTCGAAAAACGTGTATGGGCCTTATGAGCGAAAAGTGGTAATGGCCGAAGGAAAATCGGGTGTCAACGGCCCGCACCAGGGAGCCTGGGTAACCACCAGCCCGGTGAACGGGAAATCCGAAGACTGGTTCCTGCATTTTCAGGACAAGAACGAATACGGCCGGGTGGTGCATTTGCAGCCCATGAAATGGGTCGACGATTGGCCGATAATCGGCTCCGACCCCGACGGCGATGGTATCGGCGATCCGGTTTTGACCTATTCCAAACCATTGACCCGCAAAAAGTACCCGCTCGCAACCCCGCCGGAATCCGACGAATTCGACACGGGTGCATTGGGAAAACAATGGCAGTGGCAAGCCAACCCGAAAGGCATATGGGCCATGCCGGCGGCGGGTTTCCTGAGATTGTATTCTTACAAAATCCCGGAGGATGCAAAGAACCTGTGGGATGTCCCCAACTTGCTTCTTCAAAAATTCCCGGCGGAAGAGTTTACGGTCACAACCCGATTAAAATTCACCCCGAATGCCAATCTGACGAACGAAAAGACCGGACTGGTGATCATGGGGCTGAGCTACGCCGGCATTTACCTGCGAAGCGGCAAAAATAAAACCGAGCTGGTTTACGCGACCTGCCTTAAAGCCGCCGACGGAAAACCGGAAGCGGAGCGGATATTGGGAGAATTTGAACCGGAGAGCGACCTGTACCTGCGTGTAAAAGTAAGTAGAGGTGGCAAATGCGAATTCGGGTTCAGCGGGGATGGCAGCCGGTTTAAAACGGTCGGCGAAACGTTTCAGGCGGAGGCGGGGAAATGGATCGGCGCGAAAGTCGGGCTATTCTGCACGCGCGAAACGCAAACAAACGATTCGGGATACGCGGATTACGACTGGTTCAGGGTAACACACTAA
- a CDS encoding glycoside hydrolase family 28 protein, with protein sequence MPSRLEGTFAMTYKTRLAAFALAALGCLDASAQNAPAYSWSNLPKVRQPIFKKDTVRITAFGAVPDGHTLNTKAINQAIDACSRNGGGVVLVPSGLWLTGPIKLKSNVNLHLTEASTLLFTADKSQYALTEGFYEGKAAARNESPISGKDLENVAITGRGVVDGNGDVWRAVHKSQLTEPQWKEKIASGGVLKDDGKTWYPSEQFKKASIGNKSMLLTAGKKPADFADIKDFLRPNLVVFNNCRKVLLEGVTFQNSAAWCLHPLMVQDLTIRNVRVKNPEYAHNGDGMDIESCKNFLIEGCVLDVGDDAICIKSGKDEEGRKRGIPTENGIIRNNLVYQGHGGFVVGSEMSGGARNIFVEQCTFMGTDKGLRFKSVRGRGGVVEKIYARNINMKDIRQEAIFFDLYYFVKFATDGERDMRPVVNEGTPVFKDMHFENIVCNGATKGVFVRGLPEMPVRNIVMENMVLSAETGMELTDADQIRFKNVQLITRHSKPVIFTDNATNISFDNLQYNDRSEMLISVNGERSRNISISHTDASKAQKVKEFLKGAQEESLVIHEGK encoded by the coding sequence ATGCCTTCCCGACTGGAAGGCACTTTTGCTATGACTTACAAAACACGCCTGGCAGCATTTGCGCTAGCCGCACTGGGGTGCCTCGATGCATCCGCCCAAAACGCGCCCGCTTACAGCTGGTCGAATCTTCCGAAGGTCCGCCAGCCCATATTCAAAAAAGATACGGTACGCATTACCGCGTTCGGGGCCGTGCCCGACGGCCATACGCTCAATACCAAAGCCATCAACCAGGCCATTGACGCGTGCAGCAGGAATGGCGGCGGCGTGGTGCTGGTTCCGTCCGGGCTTTGGCTCACCGGGCCTATTAAGCTGAAAAGCAATGTAAACCTGCACCTGACTGAGGCTTCCACACTGCTTTTCACAGCCGACAAGTCGCAATACGCGCTTACCGAGGGTTTTTATGAAGGAAAGGCGGCCGCGCGGAACGAATCGCCCATTTCCGGCAAAGACCTTGAAAATGTGGCCATTACCGGCCGCGGCGTGGTGGACGGTAATGGTGACGTCTGGCGTGCGGTCCACAAATCGCAGCTCACCGAGCCGCAATGGAAAGAGAAAATCGCCTCGGGCGGGGTGCTGAAAGACGACGGCAAGACCTGGTACCCGAGCGAGCAGTTCAAAAAAGCCAGTATCGGAAACAAGAGCATGCTGCTTACCGCCGGCAAAAAACCTGCCGACTTTGCCGACATCAAAGATTTCCTTCGGCCCAATCTGGTGGTTTTCAACAATTGCAGGAAAGTCCTGCTTGAAGGCGTGACATTCCAGAATTCGGCCGCATGGTGCCTGCACCCGCTGATGGTCCAGGACCTGACGATCCGCAACGTCCGTGTCAAGAATCCGGAATATGCACATAACGGCGATGGGATGGACATCGAGTCCTGCAAGAATTTCCTGATCGAAGGCTGCGTGCTCGACGTAGGCGACGATGCGATTTGCATTAAATCGGGCAAGGACGAGGAAGGCCGGAAACGCGGCATTCCTACCGAAAACGGCATTATCCGTAACAACCTCGTTTACCAGGGGCACGGCGGGTTTGTGGTAGGTAGCGAAATGAGTGGCGGCGCACGGAATATTTTCGTGGAGCAATGCACGTTCATGGGCACCGACAAAGGATTGCGTTTCAAGTCGGTACGCGGGCGCGGCGGCGTGGTGGAAAAAATTTATGCGCGAAATATCAATATGAAGGACATCCGGCAGGAAGCGATTTTCTTCGATCTCTACTATTTCGTCAAGTTCGCAACCGACGGCGAACGCGATATGCGCCCGGTGGTTAACGAAGGGACGCCGGTTTTCAAAGACATGCATTTCGAAAATATCGTGTGCAACGGCGCTACAAAAGGTGTTTTCGTGCGCGGGTTACCCGAGATGCCGGTACGCAATATAGTAATGGAGAACATGGTGCTATCCGCGGAAACCGGCATGGAACTCACCGACGCCGACCAGATCCGTTTCAAGAACGTGCAACTGATCACCCGGCATTCGAAACCGGTCATTTTCACCGATAACGCAACTAACATCAGTTTCGACAACCTGCAATACAACGACCGGAGCGAAATGCTCATTTCGGTCAATGGCGAACGCAGCCGGAACATCAGCATCTCGCATACCGACGCATCGAAAGCGCAAAAAGTAAAGGAATTTTTAAAGGGAGCACAGGAGGAAAGCCTCGTCATTCATGAAGGTAAATAG